The following proteins are co-located in the Eriocheir sinensis breed Jianghai 21 chromosome 1, ASM2467909v1, whole genome shotgun sequence genome:
- the LOC126995214 gene encoding uncharacterized protein LOC126995214, producing MAGLVIGKVMELMVLAVLLVAPATSQSHLELVTENNTETFSLPSTSPALTVIKFSKDTHSSNTQAGFKIKYSSAYASYDENFKIGQDDDEKRNMIIVLYNSLSYLPESRKVLNMLTCKENTLSWKIQHMAVWSEQRVRWQVFHNDPAFLNTSTPDPSALAMNTTLPSTPSSPYLSPAFVTLASLCILFALSTLVLSILLCLRCAFARNGLGQATSSSDSTTFKSTEALVTDQAYFPYNYNGRGSLHISENSLYGVI from the exons ATGGCTGGGCTGGTGATCGGGAAGGTGATGGAGCTGATGGTGCTGGCCGTGTTACTGGTGGCCCCTGCTACATCACAGTCACACTTGGAACTGG ttACGGAAAACAACACGGAGACGTTTTCTCTGCCAAGCACCTCTCCTGCCCTTACTGTCATCAAGTTTTCAAAGGACACACACTCATCAAACACTCAAGCGGGATTCAAAATAAAATATTCGTCAGCCTATGCATCATATGATGAAAATTTCAAGATCGGGCAAGACGATGACGAGAAGAGGAACATGATCATCGTGCTCTATAACTCGCTGAGCTATTTG CCTGAGTCCAGAAAGGTGTTGAACATGCTGACTTGCAAGGAGAATACCCTCTCCTGGAAGATTCAGCACATGGCAGTGTGGAGCGAGCAGCGCGTCAGGTGGCAGGTGTTCCACAACGATCCCGCCTTCT TGAACACCTCGACCCCTGATCCGTCTGCCTTGGCCATGAACACAACCttaccctccaccccttcctcgcCCTACCTGAGCCCCGCCTTCGTCACCCTGGCCTCCCTCTGTATCCTTTTCGCCCTCTCCACTCTCGTCCTCAGCATCCTCCTGTGCCTGAGATGTG cCTTCGCCAGGAATGGACTTGGACAGGCGACCTCCTCCAGCGACTCCACGACCTTCAAGAGTACGGAGGCCCTTGTCACCGACCAAGCTTACTTCCCCTACAACTACAACGGCCGCGGCTCGCTCCACATCAGCGAAAACAGCCTCTACGGAGTCATCTGA